The proteins below are encoded in one region of Pontibacter deserti:
- a CDS encoding YsnF/AvaK domain-containing protein, with protein MAQTVIGIFEKGIDAQTAVQKLESNRIPSDHIDISNQSSASQVSGTTQTHSSDKVSSFFGSLFGSDKDETRKYSDVARKGWVVTVHADSRQEAEKAAQTLDACGAVDVDERANQFRSGATGTATDTTARTGNMNTNQAIPIVEERMNVGKREVETGGVRMRSRIVERPVEEHLRLREEHVNVERRPVNRPATERDFQNFKEGSIEMTEHAEVPIVNKEARVVEEVRLNKEQTQREETVRGTVRKTDVEVDKLNPKNRNIRPKDNLRNNDPNRMDPNRNNPSGRGL; from the coding sequence ATGGCACAAACAGTGATAGGAATTTTCGAGAAAGGTATAGATGCGCAAACTGCTGTGCAAAAGTTGGAAAGCAACAGAATTCCTTCAGATCATATAGATATTTCAAACCAGAGTTCTGCTTCGCAGGTAAGCGGTACTACTCAAACACACAGTTCAGATAAAGTAAGCAGCTTCTTTGGCTCTTTGTTCGGAAGCGACAAAGATGAAACAAGAAAGTATAGCGATGTGGCTCGTAAAGGCTGGGTTGTAACCGTACACGCAGACTCAAGACAGGAAGCTGAAAAGGCAGCCCAAACACTGGATGCATGTGGCGCAGTGGACGTGGATGAGCGTGCAAACCAGTTCCGTAGTGGAGCGACAGGCACAGCAACCGATACAACTGCACGCACCGGAAACATGAATACAAATCAGGCTATCCCGATTGTGGAAGAGCGCATGAATGTGGGTAAGCGTGAAGTAGAAACAGGTGGCGTAAGAATGCGCAGTCGTATAGTTGAAAGGCCAGTTGAAGAACATTTACGTTTGCGTGAAGAGCATGTAAACGTAGAGCGAAGACCGGTTAATCGACCTGCTACAGAGCGTGACTTCCAGAACTTTAAAGAAGGAAGTATAGAAATGACAGAGCATGCCGAAGTACCTATTGTAAATAAAGAGGCACGTGTGGTAGAAGAAGTTCGACTGAATAAAGAGCAGACACAACGCGAAGAAACTGTACGTGGCACGGTGCGCAAAACGGATGTGGAAGTAGATAAACTGAATCCGAAGAACAGGAACATCAGACCAAAAGATAATCTTCGAAACAATGATCCAAACAGAATGGATCCTAACAGAAACAATCCATCAGGCAGAGGCTTGTAA